The segment GTGTCGTTCCTTTGGGTTCTTTAATTTCTGCCACACTTGCCTGTAACTCCAGCTACACCCAGAGCCCTGAGCCCGACACGGAGGATCGGCCTCGGCGccggggctgctctgggggctggcCCTGCCCGGGGCCCCACGCCGGGCTGAGCCTCCCTggagcctccctgggcagctgcgAGGGGGCTGGAGCCGCTCCTGGATGGAGGCCACGCTCTCCTtgcccctgtccctctgcactggggctctgggccTGGCAGGGCCCTCCCACCCCGGTGCAATTCACTTCTGTCTCACTCTGTCTGCTCTGTTCCCTCTCGTGTGTCGGGGTGGTGACAGcatcccccctgccctgccctccctccccttttctttccaaTTCTGCCAcgacttggggttttttcttttcctggctAATGTAGGGCAGAcggatttttctttgtttccttcgCTTTTCCTCCCGATCACGTAGGAAttgttttttttggtaaatgttgttttattattattgttattaataaaaggcaaaaggaATTTCTGTTTGAGAGAAATTTTTAACTAGATTCTGTTCTATATGAATTGTGACTTGCACCTTTTGTtcaaagtattttatttcttttaatgacATTGTACTTGTGACTGGTTTTCTCTCGTGCCAGTGGCGACAGTGGTAATTCTCCTTATACAGTCGGGACGTGCAGAGGTCTCTTCTTTGTCCCTTTTCCATCCTTTCCGTGGTGGATAGAGCGGGAGGCCCCCCCGCCCTGGGGCTCAGGAGCACATGGTGTCACCCTTGCCTTTGGGACTTGACAAGCTCCAGCTCAAACCCTTCTTACTGATGTTTTTTCcggaatattttttaaaactaaagcAAACATCGCCCCAGCCCTCCTGACTTTGCACAGAAGGAAGTGTGAAACCAGCACGGCAGAGGTGACTTTGCTGTCCTTACCCCGTGCCTCTTCCCGGCCTCCCCTTCTCCGGGAGAACAACGCTGACAGCTCTGGATCCCGAGAAccagagaggagggaaggaagctCCGCACACAGCCCGGCCGTGCCGGCCCCTCAGCGGCGCCTGCGGGCCGGGAGAGCCCGCGGGATGGAGCGGGAAGGGTGGGGAACGCTGAAAGCCTTTTGCTCTGTCCCTTTGgttcattttccttttgtttacaTGACACTGTATCCTGGGAGAGTCGCCGGGccccccccagcagcagctgccccgcAGGGCCGTCACCGTGCCATCCGCAGTATCACACTTTTTTTATCATGGCTTTGTATTGTAGTAATCAATACGCGCAGTATATGTTGAATGTATATTAATATACTTTgctattatttctgttttttggaaatgtcagaagtatttttttttttcttcctcatttatGTTGGACTAAAAAAcggaacaggaaaaaaaaaagagtttcagTAAATCTTCAGTCCATTTTTTGTGGGTCACTTGCAACTAGTCAATTAGTTGGACAGTGGGATCATAACAAATAAAACCATGATTATGATCTTCCCTGGGCTCTTGTTTGCCTTGTTGCTCAACGCCAAAGTTCAAGGGGcggcagctgctgtgtccccagcccatccctggcgCTGTCACTGGTCGCagtccccagcagcccccccGGCCGGTTTCCCGAAGCCCCCCGGCACTCGCAGCCCCCCGGCACTCGCAGCCCCCTGcagcctgagcccagcagagcctggggaccGGCAGTGCTGCAGACCAGAGCCTGCCCAGcatctgctgccctggggctttTCCAGCTGCGGGCAGGGTCTGGGAGGcgcagggagctgtgcctgtgcctgcagcacctgcGCTGGCAGTTCCCGTGCGATGCCCTTGCGGTGCCCagcgggctggggctgcagcgaGCCGGTGCCACCCAGAAACGGGAGCATCGTTCCTCTGTCGCAGctcccctggcagtgccagccctgcacagcccctgcagcccctccggGGACACGGCCCCGCTCTCCCTGGCCCCTCTCTCCCTGGCCCCTCTCTCCCCTTGCCAGGCCGGGCTCAGCCTGGTTCCTGTGCGTCCCTGCACCGGTGGCAATGGCACAGGGAAGTTCCTGGGGCTGGCTCGGGCTGAGGGCGGTTTTGGGGCGGCCGTGCCAGTTCTGTGCCTGCTCTGAGCCTCCCCCTTGTCCTTGCCCAGGTTCCCAGCGAGGGCTGGCGTGGGCGGGCAGGGCGCAGCTCCGGACctgtgggctggggacacagcgggAAAAGGGGGTGACGTGAGCGGCCCCGTCAAGGACGGGGCACAGACCCCGGCCGAGGCGAGGGGTCCGGGTACGGCAGGCCAAATCCCTGCGGGAATAAACCTTGTCCCCGGGCCCGCGGCCAATCCCTGGGGGCTGCGAGGGGCCCCGGCAAGGCCAGCGGGAATCTGGGTCACCGGGAGCGTAAACAGCTCCTTGGCCGGCGAGGCGCGTCCCGCGGGGAGCTCCTGTTTGCTCGCCGCCCCTGCCAAGCCGCGCTCCGCGGCGATGCCGCGATCCTTGAACCCTGCGCGCACACCGGGGGCCGCCGCTGGCTTATCTCCGCGGAACTGCCCCTCCGGCATAAATAGCGGCGGCGGAGCCCCGGCCGCTCAGACGGGACGAGCAGCAGCGGAGGAGAGAGCTGGTAAGAGCCCGGGCTGCCCCGAGGAGCCGCAGGACAGAGCGGGACCGTGAGCcgggctggggctcagccccgccgggctggctctggctctgccccGGCTCCCAACTCTTGCTCTGCCCGCAGGTCCAGCGCGAAGATGAGAGCCGTGGTGCTGACCCTCGCCCTGCTCTGCCTCGCGGGTAGGTCCGCCCGGGGCTGCGGTCCCCGCGGGACGGAGCGGCGCGGGCGGGACGGGAGCGCCGCTGGGAGCCGCCGCTTTCCGGAGCGCTTTGCTTTGGAGCCAGCTGCGGCCCAGGGGCTCCTCGGTTCCTCCCGAGCCGGGCAGGACCCGGCAGGGCTGGAGCCGTCCCTGGGCACCGTCTCCTGAGCGCGGCCGGCTCTCTCCGCAGGCACCCAGGCCCGCTCCTTCTGGCAGCACGATGAGCCCCAGGCGCCCCTGGACCGCCTCAAGGACATGCTCGATGTGTACCTGGACTCCGTGAAGGCCAGCGGCAAGGAAGCCATTGCCCAGTTCGAGGCCTCCACCGTGGGCAAACAGCTGGAGTGAGTGGGGGGCGTGTggcggggggctgggggtgcccggGCGCCGTGCGTGacctctccatccctcctgtcCCGCAGCCTGAAGCTGGGCGAGAACCTCGACACGCTGGGCGCGGCCGCCGCCAAGCTGCGAGAGGACATGGCCCCCTACTACAAAGAGGTGCGGGAGATGTGGCTGAAGGACACCGAGTCCCTGCGCAAGGAGCTCACCAAGGACCTGGAGGAGGTGAAGGAGAAGATCAAGCCCTTCCTGGACCAGTTCTCCGCCAAGTGGACGGAGGATCTGGAGCAGTACCGCCAGCGGCTCGCACCCCTCgcccaggagctgaaggagctcaGCAAGCAGaaggtggagctgctgcagcagaagctgaCCCCGGTGGCCGAGGAGGCGCGGGACCGGCTGCGCGGGCACGTCGAGGAGCTGCGCAAGAACGTGGCCCCCTTCAGCGATGAGCTGCGCCAGAAGCTGAGCCAGAAGCTGGAGGAGATCCGGGAGAAGGGCATCCCCCAGGCCGCCGAATACCAGGCCAAGGTggtggagcagctcagcagcctgcGGGAGAAGATGACGCCCCTGGTGCAGGACTTCAAGGAGCGCCTCACCCCCTACACCGAGAGCCTCAAGGCCCGTTTCCTCAGCCTCCTGGAGGAGCTCCAGAAGACCGTGGCCTGAGCTGCCGGCCGGCGCGGCCAGGGACTGagcccagccccgctccgccgccgccccgggcgCTCCCCGCCCTGCCCCGGGCACTTCTCctcagggggctctggggacaggctgcaggagccctcGGGTGTCCTCCCCGGAGACCCCCTCTTCCCCTAgaattccctccccagcccggcGTCGCTCTCAGCTTTGCCTCCCTTTTGAGAAATAAACTTGACTTAAGTTATTGGAGCTCGCTCAGTCTTTGCAGTGGATGCTGGAGGGGGCAAGGGGTGCTCTGAACGGGAGGTACTGGGGGActcagagggactggggacacagggagctGGTGAtgggtgccctgggctggtgatgggtgccctgggctggtgtggggtgccctgggctggtgtggggtgccctgggctggtgaggggagccctgggctggtgtAGGGAGCCTTTGAGTCCAGCTCTGCCCGAGGTGCAGCCGAGCTCAGCCCCACTCAGGGCGCTGGGTGTGTGGCACTGAATTTGCAGGAGTTTTTGGGAGCATTACCCGGCTCCTGCCACCCTGTGCACCCCGACACGGCCGTGTGCACCCCGGTGCTGGTGTCTGTCCCGGCCCCACCTCCCCCTGCGGGTCCCGCTCCTCCCGGGCAGCCCCCAGTGATGGCAGCACAGCGTTTGCATCAGCCCCGCTTTATTGAGAACACCGCGACAGCGAGGGGGGGAGCCGGGGGTCCCCAGCCCCGACAGAGCCCGGGCAGCCCCCGGCGAGGCTACGGGGCCGGAGTCTTCTTCAGGAGCTCGGCCAGCTGCTCCTTGAGCCACACCAGGCGCTGCTTGGCCAGCTCCGCGTTGTCCGACAGCCACTGCCTGCACCGAGGgagaggagggcaggggagggcagggggtcAGCGCGGGGCCCCGGCCGGGTCCCCCGGCCCCGGGAACAGCGACAGGGACAGGGCGGGGGTTCGGGGGCACCTGGCCTGCTGCGCCGCCTCCGACTCCCGCACCCTGCTGAAGGCGTCCTTGGTCATGGCCGAGACTTTCTGCGCCAGCTCCTGCACCTTCTGCACCAGCGCCTTCGAGTCCTCGGGCGAGTCGGCCCCTGCAAGGGCGagcctggtggcactgggggtcCCGCGGCTGCGCCCCCCGTGTGCCCCCGttgccctgagcccccagccctgctctgcgCAGCCCCCGGCCCTTACTTGCTCCCAGAGCCATGACGGCCGTGCAGGCGAGCACGAAGAGCAGCGACGCCTTCATGGCTGGGGAGAGAGCAGAGCGCACGGTGTGGGGCACGGGGGGGCACGGGGGTCCCGAGCCCGTCCCCTTCCCGGCCCGACCCTCGCCGGGGCTGTCCCCACTCACCTGTGCCGGGCTGTGgcgcggggcagccccgggctccCCCTTTATAGCCGCCCCGCGGCCGCCCGGGGGATTCGTGCAAAGGTCAGGGCAGGGCgcgggggggctgcaggggcgcTGTGTCCGGCCAGGAGTTGGGAAACGCCGCGGGACGGAGCTGAGGGGCCCCGCGCGTCCGTGCGTGTGCGCACAGAGCGGGCCGTGGGCACACGCGTGTGCGCAGCCAGCCCGCTGCCCGCGGGGGGACAGCCCGGGCACGCGCGGCACAAGGGTGACATCCAGCGGCCCCGGGCACGGCCCGGGCACCGCGAGGCTCCTCGGACCTtggcactgcccctgcctgGCGGGTCCCTGCCCTGCCGCCGTGCCCTTTGCCCGCAGGGACACACGGCCGCGGCCCCGCTGTGCCCGGggcggctgggctgggccggggctgcccccgctGCGTGCCCAGAGCCCGATGCCCACGGCCGGGGGCACGCACGGGTCACAGCTGCATTCCCAGGCACCGCGGGGCTCCAGTGTCCTGCAGTGTCCTGGCCTcttcctgtgccagggctcctcCAGGAGCCTGGCTTGGGAAGGAGCGATGCCATCCTGCCTGTGCACAGCTTCGTGTGTCCCCCAGCTCCATCACAGCGTCCCCCTGAGCCCGTGTCCTGCCCGCTGCCCAGCcggtggcagagctgggaggtccctgcagcatccccagccccccTGTCCTGTCACACTGCCACCCATCCCACACCCCCCCATCGCAGGTactgccctgccagcactgacagagccactgctgcctccacagagctctgaggcgtcccccagcccaggcccctgtccccaggaggggctcggcgtgtcccccagccctgtctgtccctgtccccctgctgGGGGCTGGCGGGGCCGCGGGTGATGTCAGGGCCCTGGGTGATGTCAGGCCTGCGCACACGTCAGGCACCTCCACGTTGTGACCGACTAAAGTCCAAGCccttgctgtgtcacagcctgCGTGGAAGCCGCAGGAGCCCTCGGGCTGCATAAatagtgctgggagctgccggCTCTGCAGCTACCGCGGCACTGGCAGCacaggtgagcagggcaggggctgcagggagcctgCAGGGAGCCGGGAGagagcctgcagggagccaggaTGGAGCCTGACTCTCCATGTGCtctggctgggggctgctggtcCCTGGGCCTTCCCTCACctctctctgtgctcccgcaggagTCCCCAGCACTCAGGATGGCGCCCAAGGCGGCCGCCCTTGTCCTGGTTCTCCTGGCGATCTCAGGTGAGTGTTGTGCGggttcctggtgccagcagggtggggatggcagtgtccctgctgtccctggtgccagcagggtggggatggcagtgtccctgctgtccccaggggaaTGGGACTGTGTGAGCTCTGACACCggctgcccctgcaggctccCGGGCCGATGTGAACCCTGATGAGGTGGCCAGCGTGATCTGGAAGTACTTCACGGAGCTGGGCAGCAATGCCAAGGACACGGCGGAGCAGCTGCACCAGAGCGAGCTCAGCAAGCAGCTCAAGTGAGCCCAGCTGCGGGaccggggggctcggggggctcggggggcggGCAGGGCCCGGGGCGGGGCACGCAGGCCCTGacgtgtcccctgtccccagcaccctgctGAAGAGCAACCTGCAGAGCGTCAGCGCCTACGCCGAGGACCTGCAGCAGCGCCTGGAGCCCTTCGCCATGGAGCTGCAGGCCAAGCTGGCGCAGGACTCGCAGCGCCTCAAGGAGCAGATCCagcgggagctgcaggagctgcaggccaAGCTGGCGCCCTACGCCGACCAGGTGCACCAGCAGATCGGCACCAACATCCGGCAGCTGCGGGCCAGGATGGGCCCGTACGCCGAGGAGCTGCGCTCGCAGGTGGATCGCAGCGCCGGCGAGCTGCGGCAGGCGCTGGAGCCCTACGCGGCCGAGCTGCGGGAGCGCCTGCAGGACAACGCCGAGAGCGTGCAGGCCTCGCTGAGCCCCTACGCCGAGCGCCTGCAGCGGCAGATCGACGGCGGCGTGGAGGGCGTCAAGCAGCGGCTGTCGCCCGTGGCGGACGAGCTGAAGGCGCAGGTGGAGCAGAGCGTGGCCGAGCTGcggcgcgggctcagcccctaCGCGCAGGAGGTGCGGGACGGGCTGGAGcggcagctgcagagcctgagCGCGCAGATGGAGCGGGCGGCCGAGGAGCTGCGGGCCCGCCTGGCCGCCAGCTCCGAGGAGCTgcgagcccagctgagcccgcTGGCCCGGGAGCTGCGGGAGGCGGCGAGCGGCGACGCCGAGAGCCTGCGGCAGCGCCTGCGGCCCCTGGcgcagcagctggagcagcgcCTGGGCCAGAGCCTGGAGACCTTCCGGCAGCAGGCGGCTCCCTTCGGGGAGACCTTCgggcagcagctggtgcagcGGCTGGAGGAGATGCGCGGCAAGCTGGACTCGGGCGCGGCCGGCGTGGAGGatcacctggagctgctggagaaggaggTGCGGGACAAGGTGGCCGCTTTCCTCAGCACCGCCGCGCCCCCGCAGAACTAAACCCGCCCTGCCAGCTACACATTCCAAGCACTCTCGGCCGCTTGCAGTGGCACAAATAAATCTCCTTGTGATGCACGTGCTGCTCCGTGtccgtccttccttccctgTCCATGCTCCCCTGGGCTGGGGTACCTGGGGCACCTCAGAGGCTCCGAGGGGGGAACGTTACCCCGAATCTGGGCTCTGGGGTGGCACggacagggagcagaggtggggcCAGCTGGGTGGGAGTGTCTGTGGCGGCAGCCAGGTGAGCCCATGGGCGAGCCCAGGCCGCGCTGTGCCCTCACACAGCCGGGGACACCCGGGGGGCAGAGCCGCGGGGGGCGGCCAAACATCCGCAGCGCGATGGGGCCGCAGCGGCCACGAGGGGTGGGGATCGGTGGGCGGGGGACAGATCGGTGGGCGGGGGACAGATCTGTGGGTGGGGGACGCTCGCCCGGTCCCCGCAGCGCAGCAAGGGAGCTCGGCGGGTCACCAAGAGGGAAAGGGGACTGAGGCGCTCTGCCGGCAGGACGGCACGGGACGGGACGAGGTGAGcgctgcctggagcagcctcacGTGTCGCCGCAGGCCGTGCCGGGCAGGGACCGCGCGGACTTTGGTGCCGCGGCAGCGCTGCCGCCCGCTCGGCGCTTCACCCCGGCCtcggccccgcggccccggtGCCCGGGCTCGTTCCCGGGAAGAACCAAGGCGGAAAGGAAAGGACACGAGCGCGGCGGGGACCGGCGGGAGCGCGGCCTCGGAAGGGGAAGGTGCGAGCCCGACCCGCTGAtccccgcccgccccgcacTGCCCGAGCCGGGCTCGCCCTCCCGCACCCgccgcggggctcggggctccCTTCGCGTCCCGGCGGGAGCGGCACCGGtgtccccgtccccatcccGTGCCGCGATCCCCGCGGGGTGCAGCGAGCGCCGCgggccaggcccagccccgTCCCCCGAGCCCGGGGGGCAGCGGCCCCCAGGTCACCCGGCCGGACCTCCACGTTGTGTTTACACGGAGTGAGGTCCAAAACGCCTTCCCGTCCCAAAGCCGCCTTATCGGCCGCTCCTCGGCCGCCCCCCGAGCCTACATAAGGGCGGGCAGCGGCCGCCTCCGGCCGGGAGGGACGCGGGAGGCGACCCGGGCCAGGTGAGGGGCGGGGGGCTTTAAGTCCGTGCGGCCGGAGGAGCCGGGCGTGACTGCAGCGGGGCAGCAGCCGAGCTGTTCCGGGACCCACAGGTGTCATGGGGAACCGCAGGGGTTTTTAGGGAGCTGCGGGTGCCCGGGGGACCCCAGGTCCTTGCGGAGAGCGGGGAGGGGCGCGCAGCCCCCCGTGAGCATTCGGAcggctctgtcccctctcccgCAGCCCGAGCATGCTGCTGAAGGCCGCGCTGCTGCTCTCGCTGCTGGCCGCCTGCTCAGGTGGGTGCGGGCCCGGGCCGGGCTCAGGGGTCcccccgggggctgcggggcagcggcagcagcagcggcagcggcgCTCCCGCCCGCAGTGCCCCCGGCCGAGGCGGCGCAGAGCGGGCTCTGGCGGTACCTGAGCCAGCTGACGGGGGACAAGGACAGCCTGGAGCGCGGCCACAGCAAGCTGGGCAGTGACAGCACGTGAGTgccgccccgctccccgccgggcAGGGCCCTATGGGGGCAACAGCGTTTATTAGGGTGCGTGTTGTGTTGGGGCACGGGGGGGCCACGGGGCGGTCACTCGGGGCTCTCTCGTGCAGGAACCTGAAGGAGAGCGTTCAGGATGGGCTCAGCTCCGTGGGGGGactcctggagaagctgtcCCCGCTGGGCAGGGGCCTGCAGCCCCCCCGGCTGGGGGAGGACCCGGGCAGCCTGCGCAAGGCCCTCCGCAGGGAGCTGGACAGCCTCCGCCTGCAGCTGTCCCCGTACGTGGACGAGGTGCACCAGCAGGTGGGCAGGCAGCTGGACGAGCTGCGGCAGCAGCTGCGGCCGCTCACggaggagctgctggaccaGGTGTCCCTGCGGGCCCGGGAGCTGCGGCGGCACCTGGTGCCCAGCCGGGAGGCGGCCGCGCAGCTCCTGGGCGGCGCCGACGAGCTGCAGCGCTTCGCGGCTCACTACGGCGACAAGATCGCCTTCCACACGGAGCAGGTGAAGGACATCTTCCGGCCGTACGCCGAGCGGCTGCTGAGCGAGATCCACCGCAACGTGCAGGAGCTGCACCGCGGCGTGGCCCCGCACGCCCGAGCCAGCCCCGAGCAGCTCAACCGGCACATCCAGGAGCTGTCGGCCAAGCTGGCCCGCAACGCGCGGGACCTGCACCGGCAGATCCAGCGGAACCTGGAGCAGCTCAAGGCCAAGCTGAGCCTGTAccccggcggggccgcggctgcCCCGGGCCGCTCCCGGGAGGCGCTGGCGCGGGAGGTGCAGCGGCGCGTGGAGGAGTTCCGGCGGGACGCGTACGCGCAGATCCAGGCCTTCACCCGGGCGCTGGACCAGGAGACCGAGGAGATGCGGCTGAAGCTCAGCGCCCGCACGGAGCCGCCCGAGGGGCCGCCGgacgcgccgccgccgcccgtgGAGGATCTGCGCGCCCGGCTGGACGCGCTGTGGCGGGAGCTGGCGCTGAGCCTGAGCGAGCGGGGCGGGGAGGGCCCCGGGGAAGGTCCCGCGGGGGATCCCGGGGAAGGCGGCGGGGAGGATCCCGGGGAAGGTCCCGCGGGGGATCCCGGGGAAGGCGGCGGGGAGGATCCCGGGGCGGGCTCCGGGCGGCTCCGGCGCTGAACCCCAATAAAGGCGCCGCCATCGCGGCCCGCGCGCGTCACGTGATCCGCCCGAGCCACGTGAGCCGTGACGTCATCGCCCCGCGCCACCGGCATGTCGGCCCTCGGGGCCAccgcggcggcggccgcgcccgCCGGGGCCCTGTTCCGGCCCCTGAGCGCCGAGGATGGCGAGCAGCAGCCGGCAGAGATCGAGTCCCTGTGCATGAACTGCTTCCGCAACGTGAGGGGTCCCCGGGGGCCGGGCAGCGGCGGCCTGCGGGGACTGGGGGGCACCGGGGCCTGCGGGGgcccagggagagcaggacaggggcacaggggcCCTGGCCGgtacaggggacaggggacagggggagagcagcacaggggccTGCGGGGCTGGGAGGGTACAGGGGGCAGGGGAAGAGCAGGACGGCGGTACAGGGGACTGGGTGAGAGCAggacaggggcacaggggcCCTGGCCGGtacaggggacacggggagagcagcacaggggcacaggggacacggggagagcagcacaggggcacaggggactgggtgagagcagcacaggggcacaggggacagggggagagcagcacaggggcacaggggactgagggagagcaggacaggggTGTGCGGGATCTGGGGAGCACGGGGGGTCTGTGGGGTCACGGGGAGAGCAGGACAAGGGGTgtgaggggccagggctggtaCGGGGTCTGTGGGGTCAGGGGACGCACACCTGTGTGGGCCGGGGtcggggtgggcaggggctgctggggggtcCCAGTGGGGGCAGGAGCGAGGAAGGACCTGCTGGGGGCCACAGCTGCTCTCGGAGTAGGGGGCGCTGAGAGGGGtttccaggagctcctggggggCGAGGGAAGGGTTTGTGGGgcaggctggggcacagggacctgcccGTGCCGGAGGTGCTGTCAGGGCCATGGCCCCAGGCTCGGGTTCCCACAAAGCCCCTCGCTGCCCCCGCAGGGAGTGACCCGGCTCCTGCTCACCAGGATCCCCTTCTTCAAGGAGATCATTGTCAGCTCCTTCTcgtgccccagctgctcctggtccAACACGGAGATCCAGGCAGCGGGCAGGATCCAGGAGCAGGGCGTGCGCTACACCCTGGCCGTCACCTCCCGCCAGGTGGGCGCTGCCCCGCCCCGCCCTGCTGAGGCCCAGcacctgcacatccctgcaggaacggctctggggtccccctgcgtgccaggggaggctcaggctgctccctgctctgtgcaggacaTGAACAGGGAGGTGGTGAAGACCGACTGTGCCTCAGCCCGAATCCCAGAGCTGGACTTTGAGGTGCCTGCCTTCAGCCAGAAGGGAGGTGGGTGAATGGGGCAGCgcctggggggctcctgggggtccctggggtctGTTCGTGGTGTTGTCAGCTCTGTGTTCTTGCCTTGCCAAGTGCTCACCACCATCGAGGGCATCATTGACAGAGCTGTGGCAGGCCTGGAGCAGGACCAGCCCGCCCGCAGGGTAAGGCTGGAGAGGGGAACTCCTCAGGGATGGAGAGTGCTGGGGGTGTCCATCCCCTGCCCCTGGtgcacccagggctgctggggacagctctggctgtgccacagccacctctgccagcagctgagccccaCCTTGGGGTGTCCCCGTTTTAAGGGCTCTGTGGTTCCGTGTCCCCTTCCAGGCAACAGACCCAGAGGTGGCCGGGAAGATAGACGAGTTCattgggaaactgaggcagctgaaggaagTCAGCTCCCCCTTCACCTTTGTgagtgctcagggcagggcaggcctGGCAggggggggctgcagggagggcagctccctcagggctcctTGTCCTGCAGATCCTGGACGATCCCTCTGGGAACAGCTTCGTGGAGAACCCGCGGGCGCCGCACCGGGACGAGGCCCTGCAGGTCACTCGCTACAGGAGGAGCCCgcagcagtgtgccctgctgggcctgcaggtgcctgcagcagcccctgctccttgtcctgctgcctggagccccagcagggagcaggagctgactctgctgcccttgcagggagaggaggtggACGCGACGCCGCCGGACGCTGCCGAGGACCTGAGGGACGAGGTGGGGGCTGCTGCGGTgtcagggacacccagggacacccagggctgctgcGGTGTCAGGGACGCTCAggccagctgccctgggctggctgggaccTTCGggctgccccttccctccccaggtgCTGCAGTTCAACACCAACTGCCCCGAGTGCAACGCCCCGGCCAGCACCAACATGAAGTTAGTGCGtatccttgctcagggctgggggctctgcgtgcctgggctctccctgctgctccacaggCCTGAGGCAGCTCTCAGCTGGggcctgctgggctgcagagccgtctcagggctgctcacagctcccCTCAGTGGGGTCCTGCCGTCCCTCGGCTGCTGCTTGGATGTTTGCCTTGACTCCCTGCCCCAGAAATCCCCCACTTCAAGGAAGTGATTATCATGGCCACCAACTGTGACTCCTGTGGCCACAGGACCAACGAGGTGAGctgggcagagggcagggagtggagctctgtgcctgtgtccctgagctctgcttcccatcggggctgctggggagggagagacCGCACTGGGGGCTTTCTGCTGGCTGCTGAGgccactgtcccagctgtggagaggcctctgggctgctgggctgagcctgtTAAAGCACAGGGGAGGGCTGGGTGTGAGCTCACTGCCAGCTGTTCCCAGGTGAAGTCTGGAGGAGCCATTGAGGCACAGGGCACCAGGATCACCCTCAGGATCACGGACCCTTCTGACATGACACGGGATATCCT is part of the Ammospiza caudacuta isolate bAmmCau1 chromosome 23, bAmmCau1.pri, whole genome shotgun sequence genome and harbors:
- the APOA5 gene encoding apolipoprotein A-V, producing MLLKAALLLSLLAACSVPPAEAAQSGLWRYLSQLTGDKDSLERGHSKLGSDSTNLKESVQDGLSSVGGLLEKLSPLGRGLQPPRLGEDPGSLRKALRRELDSLRLQLSPYVDEVHQQVGRQLDELRQQLRPLTEELLDQVSLRARELRRHLVPSREAAAQLLGGADELQRFAAHYGDKIAFHTEQVKDIFRPYAERLLSEIHRNVQELHRGVAPHARASPEQLNRHIQELSAKLARNARDLHRQIQRNLEQLKAKLSLYPGGAAAAPGRSREALAREVQRRVEEFRRDAYAQIQAFTRALDQETEEMRLKLSARTEPPEGPPDAPPPPVEDLRARLDALWRELALSLSERGGEGPGEGPAGDPGEGGGEDPGEGPAGDPGEGGGEDPGAGSGRLRR
- the APOA4 gene encoding apolipoprotein A-IV, encoding MAPKAAALVLVLLAISGSRADVNPDEVASVIWKYFTELGSNAKDTAEQLHQSELSKQLNTLLKSNLQSVSAYAEDLQQRLEPFAMELQAKLAQDSQRLKEQIQRELQELQAKLAPYADQVHQQIGTNIRQLRARMGPYAEELRSQVDRSAGELRQALEPYAAELRERLQDNAESVQASLSPYAERLQRQIDGGVEGVKQRLSPVADELKAQVEQSVAELRRGLSPYAQEVRDGLERQLQSLSAQMERAAEELRARLAASSEELRAQLSPLARELREAASGDAESLRQRLRPLAQQLEQRLGQSLETFRQQAAPFGETFGQQLVQRLEEMRGKLDSGAAGVEDHLELLEKEVRDKVAAFLSTAAPPQN
- the ZPR1 gene encoding zinc finger protein ZPR1, which translates into the protein MSALGATAAAAAPAGALFRPLSAEDGEQQPAEIESLCMNCFRNGVTRLLLTRIPFFKEIIVSSFSCPSCSWSNTEIQAAGRIQEQGVRYTLAVTSRQDMNREVVKTDCASARIPELDFEVPAFSQKGVLTTIEGIIDRAVAGLEQDQPARRATDPEVAGKIDEFIGKLRQLKEVSSPFTFILDDPSGNSFVENPRAPHRDEALQVTRYRRSPQQCALLGLQGEEVDATPPDAAEDLRDEVLQFNTNCPECNAPASTNMKLVQIPHFKEVIIMATNCDSCGHRTNEVKSGGAIEAQGTRITLRITDPSDMTRDILKSETCSVEIPELEFELGMGALGGKFTTLEGLLKDIRDLVEKNPFTLGDSSTASRTGKLQEFIGKLQDIIEGKAQAHFIMDDPAGNSYLQNVYAPEEDPELSVQRYERTFEQNEELGLNDMRTEGYEAEPASGR
- the APOA1 gene encoding apolipoprotein A-I, whose translation is MRAVVLTLALLCLAGTQARSFWQHDEPQAPLDRLKDMLDVYLDSVKASGKEAIAQFEASTVGKQLDLKLGENLDTLGAAAAKLREDMAPYYKEVREMWLKDTESLRKELTKDLEEVKEKIKPFLDQFSAKWTEDLEQYRQRLAPLAQELKELSKQKVELLQQKLTPVAEEARDRLRGHVEELRKNVAPFSDELRQKLSQKLEEIREKGIPQAAEYQAKVVEQLSSLREKMTPLVQDFKERLTPYTESLKARFLSLLEELQKTVA